The Sulfurimonas sp. genome includes the window AAAGAGATGATTATGATTATAAAAGAGGCTAAAGAGGAGAATATAAAAGTTATTTTTACTCAGCCTGAATTTTCTGATAAAAGTGCTCAAATAATTGCAAAAGAGGCTAAGGTAAGTGTAAGAAAAACCTCTCCATTAGATGCTAATTGGTCTCAAAATTTAATTAATATTGCAAAAATAATTGCAAAAAAATGAAAATTTGCTAGTCATAGAGATAAATAATCTCTCTTTCGCCTATGATAAAGAGTTGGTATTAGAAGATATAAATCTTAGTGTTTATGATAAAGATTTTTTAGTTCTCATTGGTCCCAATGGTGGAGGGAAAAGTACTCTAATGAAACTTATCTTAGGTATAAATAATATCCAAAATGGTTCTATAATTTTTTTAAATAAGCCTTCTAATAATATGACTAATATTGGTTATGTCCCGCAAAACACTAATATAAATGTGAACTTCCCAATTAAAGTGATAGAAGTTGTTATGATGGGAGGTGACTCTCGAAAATCTTCTATTTTTGGTTACAGGGAAGAGGAAGTAAATCATGCAATAGCGATACTCAAACAAGTCGGAATGCAAGATTATGCTAATAAAAAAATAGCCTCACTCTCAGGTGGTCAGCGTCAACGAGTAATGATTGCTAGGGCACTTTATTCTAATCCAAAAATTCTTTTACTTGATGAACCAACTTCAAGCATAGATGCCCAAGGTCAAAAGCAAATTTATGAGTTATTAAATGAGTTAAGTAAAAGAGTTGCCGTTATAGTTATTAGTCATGATTTATCAGTTATTTTAGACTATGCCACTAAAGTTGCACATGTAAATAAAAAACTTTCTTATCATGATTTAAGTTCTTTGAAAAAAGAGTTTAAAACAAGTAATAATCATATCTGCGAAGTGGAACTTTTACAGATGCTTGGGAGATGTAAATGTTAGAAGCTTTATCTTACGAGTTTATACAAAATGCTTTAATTGCTGGAGTTCTAGTTAGTTTTGCCGCTGGAATAATTGGCTCACTTATCGTAGTAAACAGAATGGTATTTTTAGCTGGTGGAATTGCACATGCCGCTTATGGGGGAATTGGAATAGCTGTTTATACTGGTATTCCAATATTTTTAGGAACATCTATTTTTGCTATTATCGCAGCACTCTTTATGGCTTTTGTAACTATCAATCAAAGAGAAAAAATAGATATATTTATAGGACTTATCTGGGCTGTTGGAATGGCAATAGGGATAATCTTTGTAGATTTGACACCGGGATATAATGTCGACTTGATGAGTTATCTTTTTGGTTCTATTTTAGCAGTAAATAGTGATGATTTATATTTTATGAGCTTCTTGCTTGTCATAATACTTTTTGTTGTTACATTTAAGTATCGTGATATTTTAGCTGTATCTTATGATAGTGAATATGCTGCACTAAGTGGTATAAATGTAAAGTTTTATTATACACTTATACTTATTTTGTCTGCATTGACTATTGTAGTTACCATAAAAATTGTCGGACTTATTTTGGTTATTGCTTTACTTACTATTCCTATATATATAGCTCAAAATTTATCTTCTTCACTTTATTCTATGATGTTGATTTCAGGGTTTATTGCTACCTTCTTTACAATGGTTGGTCTTTGGTTATCATATAGTTATAATTTAACATCTGGTGCATCTATAATTTTGGTGTCGGCATTCTCACTTATTATTTTCATGCTTGGATCGAAATTAAAATGAAAAAATTTATATTAAGTTATTTTCTTATTTTTCAAACGCTTCTTTTTGGTTGTGCCACATGTCAGCTAATGATTCCTTCTGCTGAAGTAGATATAGATTTAATTGTAGAAAATAAAAAACTTACAAATATTCATGTGGAATGGAAATTTTCTGATATTTATTCAAATGAAATTGTAAAGCAATATGACAAAAATAAGAATGCTAAACTTGATAAAGATGAGTTAAATAGTATATTAAAAGCTAAACTTGACTACCTAGTCCCTAAACAGATGCTAACAAAAATCCAGTATGCAAACTATGAAGATAACTATAGCTCAGTTATAAGAGCAGAGTATAAGAATTTTGATATAAAAATGATAGATAATATTCTTTTGTTTTCTTATGAAGCATATTTAGACTTAGAGATAAAAGAGAAGATGATGTTATCGTTTTTATTTGAAGATGATGAATCGTTTTTTAACTTTATGACTTCATCTATTGATGTTAATGGAAGTGAACTTTATTATGAAAAGAACTTATATCTTTTTACTGCTTCTATATTTTTTAGCTATTCTTCATTAGAAAAAATACAAAAAGAGGTAAAAATAGTAAAGGAGAAGCATAAAGCAAAAATTACGGAACCTTTAAAACAAGAAAATAGCAAAATAGAAACTATTCAAGAAAATTTACTCAAAAGTAGTATAAGTGAGATTAAGTCTTTATTTGAATCTATTAAAGATGAAAAAAATCCTTTTACATATATGCTTTTGCTGTTTTTTGCTTATATTTATGGAGCTATTCATGCTTTAGGACCAGGTCATGGTAAAACACTTGTTGGAAGCTATTTTTTATCAAATGATCGTTCATATTCTAAAGCTTTGTTTATATCATTAGCTATAGGGATTGTTCATACATTTTCAGCTTTCTTACTTACTCTAGTAATTTATTACATTGTAGACACATTTTTGGCTAAGTTTATAGATAAAAGCTTATATTACACAACAAAAATATCAGCACTGGTTATTATTAGTATAGCTCTTTATCTCATATATAATAAATACAGAGCTTATAAAAAAAGCAAAATTGTACTCGAGTATAGTTTCAGTGAAAACCCTCATGTCCCAACCTGTTCTTGTAATTCGTGTAAAGTGGATAATAATTCAACAGATATGGCGCTTATAATATCTGCTGGAATAATTCCATGTCCTGGAACTGTAACAATTTTTATATTTTCTCTTTCTCTTGGACTTTATTATGCGGGTTTTTTATCTGCATTTGTAATGAGTTTAGGAATGAGCACAATCATATTTTTGTCTGCTCTAATAAGTGTTGCAATTCGTAAGAAAACATCAAACTATAATGATAATTTAAAAAAATATTTAGAATACGCAAGTTTAGGCATAATTCTTTTACTAGGATTATTTTTATTAATCGCATAATATCTTGTTTAAACTCATCTTTATTACTTTTTTAGTATAATTCGCCATCAATCTCTAGTAGGGAAATCGTTGCATTTATGTATCGGTTGCTTCATGATTAAAAATGAGGTTACGCTATCCGAAAGTTATTGTAATAATTTATTGGAGATTTATATGAAAAAAATTCTTTTTCTTTTAGTAGCACTTTCTGTTGCTGCATTCGCATCTGATGGTGATGTTGCTAACCAAACACTTAAAGCTTATTCTATGATAGCTGCTGGTCTTGGTCTTGGTCTTGCTGCTCTTGGTGGAGCTATCGGTATGGGTCATACTGCTGCTGCTACTATCGCTGGTACTGCTCGTAACCCAGGTCTTGGTGCTAAACTTATGACTACAATGTTTATTGCTCTTGCAATGATTGAAGCACAAGTTATTTATGCACTAGTAATTGCGCTAATCGCACTTTACGCTAACCCATATTTAGGCTAGTCTTAGACTAAACTAAATATACCCTCAAGCTTAACTCGTTTTTCGGGTTAAGCTTTTTTTTTACTTATTTTTTGCGACCGTGGTGGAATGGTAGATGTTTTACTTGATGGTATGCTCTCAATTAGTAAGGAAGAAACAAATTATTGTTAAATGCATCTGTGGCGGAATGGTAGACGCGCGGGCTTGAGGGTCTAGTAAAAGAAAAAATTATAAATGCGGTTGTGGTGGAATGGTAGACACGTAGGCTTGAGGGGCTTATGTCGCAAGACGTGGGGGTTCAAGTCCCCCCAACCGCACCATTCATATTAAAAAAACTTATATAACTAACTAGCTTAAGAATTAAAGTTAGTAAAAAGTTGTGTAGTTCTAATGTCGATACCTCTTAAATCTTCTTAAAATCCTTTATTCAAATCCAATATGATATAATCTTCAACAAATAAAAATAATTATTAAAAAAGTTAGTAAATAAAGTTGGTAAAAATCAGTATGAAAAAAGATATAAAAAACGAGTTAGAAAATAATTTAAAAAATTTACACAATCTTTCAAACGAGCAATACACTTTCACAGAATCAGAAGTTAAAGAGCTAGAAGAAGTCCTTAAAGAAGCTAAGAAAAAAGGCGAAGATTTAAGCATTATCGCAGATGAGGTTAAAGAAAAATCTCAAGTATCTTTTATATTTCATAAAATGTTACAAAACTTAGTTTTAGAAAATAAAGACTATAAGAAAAGTCCTATATATGAACTATGCAATATAATAGATAAAGAGCTAAGTAAAGCTATTACAGAGCCAGTAACTAGTCTAATAGAGTATCATATTAATAACGATAAAGAAGATAAGACTATAGCACTAATGACTGCTTTTAAATGCTTAGATTTAGAAGATGAAAATAAAAGACTTACTTTAACAGATGAACAGTATAAGACTTGGCTAGAAATAGACTTAATTCATATTAATACTAGACAGTTTGAGATACTTTACGGAGTTACACCTAAGCAACAAACAGCTTGGAGAAGTACATTAAAAGACTTCTTACCTTCTATTGAAGTTAATAAGAGACACTTCTATAATAAAAAAGAGGTAGAAGATTGGCTAGTGAACTACAAAAGGATAAAACCTTTTAGATAATAATAACTCTTTAACTGCAAGAATTACACGAACTTCAACAACTACAATAAAACTTCCTAAGACACTATATATATATTTCTAACATAAACCTATATCCCCAAAGCTACACTATTATTCATACTTTAAAAATCTAACTTCAATTCTAACTACAACATGAAAATATAAATAAATATAAAAGAAAGAGGTTAAATACATGGGATTTGAAAAAGGTAACACTTACGGAAAAGGAAGAGCTAAAGGCTCACAGAATAAAAAGACAATCGCTAAAGAAAGTTTAAATAGATTAACACAGATAGGAATTAATCCATTATCTACTAGTAAAGCTTTAATAGATAATCTAGTAGCTAATACAGAGTTAAAGAATAGTGAGCAATTACAACTATTAAATACTATGACTAGTTTATTCAAATATGAGCTTTTAACAAGAGAGAGTGAAATTAAATTAGATGAACTTCAACAAGAAAATGAAGAACTATCTAAAGAGAATAAAGAACTAAAAGAAAACTTTGTTGGTACACCATTAGAACTACTTAAAGAACTAAAAAAAGATAAAGAAGAGGAACTATAAAATGATGACAAAAGAAGAAAAAATAATTAATGAGATTAAGACTGAATACCAAGCTAACAAACTAATAATTGTTGATGAGATTAAAGATATTAAAGATATAAACTCTAAAGAAGAAACTAAAGAGGTAATGCTTAAAGTCCTAAATAGAATTGATAACGATAAAGGTAACTTAGAAGCTGTAGAAAGCTTTTATAACTTTATAGACAATATTAAGGATAAGACTTATCAAGGAAGTTATAAAGATGAAGTACTAGATACTCTTATCGAGTTTATTGAAGCTAGAAAAAGTAGTGCATTAGCTGAACTAGAAAGAGAATATAATAATAAATTTAACTCTAATATTGATTACTTAGAAGATGTAGTTACATACATGGATGATAAAGAAGATACTAAAGAAGTTATAGAAGCTTTTAGTAACTTTCTAATGAATGTAGGTGTAGAGATAACAGAAGAAGAAGCTAGAGAAAGTATTGAGATAGGATTAAATAAAGATGCTTCTAATAGTGGTTTTTCTGATTTAATAGATGCTTTTTCTAAAGCTGATAAGGTGGCTTTTATGCTTGACTCTTGGTTACTTAGTAATAAAGAGGACTATAAATTTCTTCTATATGGAGCTGAGTAATGAGGGTATTAGATTTAGATAAAGAAACAAAGATAAAACTATGCGAAGCTTACGGAGATACTTTAATTCGCATAGGTAAAGACGAGGTTAGTTCTGACGAGCTAGATAATATTTTAAGAATAATGTTTAACTTCTTTTCAGAGGTTGGAGGATTAGATTATAAACTAGAGAAAGATATAAATGAGAATAAAAAACTATTACAAGAGGATAAAAAGATTATGGAATTAAGAAAAAAACTAGGTACAACACTTGACAGATACAATGAAGCTAACGAGAGCTATAAAGAGATAGAGAGTAATGAGAGATTAAAATCGCACTTTAGTGATGATGTTCTAATATCAGAAAGTACTAAAAAGGTAAATGTAGTCGAAAGCTCTAGTTTAGAGTTGGATATTAAAACTCCTATTCAAGGTTCTAAAATTACTGTTGAGCAAACTAAAGCTTTTTTAACTTTCCGTACCAGTTTAAAAGCAGACCAATATGAAATTAATAATATGAGAGCTTCTTTAGAGAAAGGGTACTCTTTGAGTGAATCTATAAAATTAGTGATAAAAGATACTAAGAGAATTCAAGAACTAGCGAAGCTTATCGAACTACAAAACAAAAGAAGTCAAATGAATGAAGATACAAGAAACTTTTTAATCTAAGGATTAAAGAAGCTAAACTAATACGGAGATAATAATATGAAAACTGATATAAAGGATACAAAAGATACTGAAAAACTATTTAAAGAAATAAACGAGATACTAGAAAACACAAGGTTAGCACAAGCTCAAACTAGAAAAAGACTAAACTCTATAAGAAATAGAACTAAGAAAAATAATGGATATATTGATTGGGGTAAAATAGAATTTGAGCTTACAGATAAACTTTATTTAAAAGCTAAAGAAGATTTAAAAATATTTGATAAGTTTGGCAATGAAATGCTATTGAGAATGTTTGAAAGAAGTAATAGAGCTAGATTGAAATAGCTCTTTAACTAGATATATGATAATATAATTTAAAATATATCTAGGAGTTTTGAAAGTGTCTAAAAGAAAAGTAGTTAAAACTCATTATGAAGACGGAAGTCTTAATACTGAAACAGAAATGAGAAATGGTAAAAAACACGGATTAGAAAAAGAGTACTATAAAGATAAGTTAAGAAGTAGTACTACTTACTTTGATGATGTAAAACACGGATTTTATAAAGAGTATAAAGACGGAGTTATAAACTTTGAATGTTACTATGTAAATGGCTCTATGTTAATGGAATACTTTTATGATAATAAAGGAAATCTTGAACAGATAGAATATATGATAGATAAGGTAAGCGATAATGATTTAAGACTAATGAAGCTTATAACTGAAAATACTAAAATTACAGAGTGCGTTATAGGAAAAGATAGTAAAAGAAAAGCACACTTATAATGAAAAATATTGACTTATACGGAGTAAACTTTATAAAAGCTGGTACTGCTATTAATACAGATACAAGAGTAAACGGAGCTGACTTTAAAATAGATAAAGAATATAAGAAAGCTAAAGGTGTAGTTTACTTATTTGTAAAAGATGAAGAAGTTTTATATATTGGAGTAACTGAAAGAGAGATACAACAAAGAATGAATATGTACTCTTCAAATACAACAGGCTCAACTAACTGTAAGATGAGAGCTAACCTAATAGAAGATATTAAATATAATATTTACATACATATAGCTGAAGAAGTAAATATAGGAACTTTAAAAGCTACTAACGAGCTTACTATAGAAAAATGCTTGATACAACAAATGACACCTAAATACAATAAAAAAGTAATGTAAACTATAAAATACATTTTTAATTGTATATTGTTTAATGATAATTTATGTATGATAACTAAAATATAAAAGGATTAAAATGGGAACATTATATGACCAAGAACCGAGAGATTATAAGAGAGTTGAGATAAGCAGAGTTAATTACTTCTTAGATGAAGTATCAGAATTGGCAACTAAATATAAAATGGAAAGAAAAGATATTATAGAAGCTTTTAAGGCTGTAGAACTAGCTAGACAAAATGATTTATATGTTGCTAATGGAGATATCCATGATGAACAAATGGCAGGTATAGGTCAAGCAGTTCAAGAAATCGGAGAGAGATTACATCAAATTGCAGATGCAATAGAAAGTAAAGAATAAACTATAGATTAATCAACTAAGGCTAAACCTTATAAACTACTACTAGATTATAAGGTTTTAGCTATTTAAGTACTACAAACCGCCTATTTTAGGCTTCCTAAAGAATATACCTTATATTATAACCTTATAAGTAACTTAATATAAGGTTTAGAAGATGAAAACAGCTACTAAGAGAATCAAAGAAAATATAACAGAAACAGAGTATAAAAGATTAATGAGTTATACAAGAGGTAACGAAACTAAAAGAGCTAATACTAAAAGTAATCTTTTAAGAGCTTTTACTATTCTATACTACACGGGTCTAAGAGTTAATGAACTTCAAGAGCTAAGAGTTAAGAATATTAAAGAACTACTGCAAAACAACACTACAAAAATAATACTGCCTAAAACAAATTCAGAAAGAAAGCTTTATATAACTAAAGACTTCAAAAGAGAATTAGAGAAATTATTTGATTTAACTATAGAAGATGAAGAAAATAGAGTTATTGCTAAAGGTAGTAACAAAAGCAAAAGAACTGGTATTAATGATATTACTTTTATATCTATGATAAACGAAAACTTAAAAGAGATACTAGGAAACGGTTATACTTCTCATAGTTTTAGACAAGGTATTATTACTGAGATGGGTTCACGAGGTATTAATACTAAGATAATAGCTAAGTTTGTAGGTCATTCAGATATAAAAACGACTATGAGATATATTAATCCGACTGATGAAGATATAGTAAACTGCTTAATAAGATAAGGTAAGTCTATAGGTAGTCTAATCCTCTATAGACTGTCTAAGCTTACTTAGATAACTTAGTAGGCGAAAAGTTTCAGGAAACATCATTTATTAGTTTAGAAGTAAGTTATTAAATAAACATACATACACATAAGATATAAAGTACATAAGATAGATATAACTATAGAATACATAGATACAAGATAGATATAGAATTCCATATATAATATATTTCTTATTCTATTTTCTTTCTTCTCTATAGTACTGTTATTTTTTACTCTCAAAATCCGTTTTCACTACTCTTTCTAGTCAAAATCAGAAAAAAAAACTGTCCAAAATTATCCACTTTTTTTATTTTTGAATAAATATCTCTAAAAGATTAGAGGTGTAAATATGGATTTTGAAAATAATGGAATAGATGAACTATACGAAGTTAAAGAGCTTAAGAGAGATAAGAGCAAGGCAAAGAGATACATAAAAGATTATAAACTTATAGTAAGACAAATCAAATATAATAGGTTTGGACTGCATAAGCAATACGCTACTAAAGGATATACGACTTTAATCTTAAATAATGTAGTGCTGACTATCGCCAATAAGATATATGATGAAGTCTTTAATAGCTATAGTTCTGACGAGCTTATTGCTTACTATGGTACTACTGACTTAATAACTCTTTTAAATAATAATGATGAGAGTGATATTATCAAAGGAAAAATAAAAGTAGATACTAGTTCAGCAGAAGAAAACTTTAGAAAAATACTATTTAATAAAGCTTATAAGACTCTAAAAGTCAAAAACCATCATTTCAAATCTTTAAAAAATAAAGAAAATTACTTTCTCAATATTAAATTTTAAAATTCTTTTTAAAGCTCTAAAGTCCTTAAATACAGGCTTTGAAGCCTATTCGCAGTTTATTATTTTTGAAAAATATTAGAAATCTTCCGTTATTAAGTAGCTGACCTATAAACTGCAAATAATTCAACAAAAGGAAAAACGATTGAAAAACACAAGAGAGATAGTAGAAATAGAATTAACTATTAAAGAGATAGATAGACTTAACTATATACTTATTAATAATAACTATAATTTTACTAAAAAAATAAAGATACTTATTTCTTTACTAAAAGAAGATAAAGCTTATAATAATATTAAGATAATAGAAAATATACTTAATAATATAGATAGAACTAGTCTAGCTATTATAGTAGCTTCTAATACTTGGCAAACTATTAAAGTACTTAGAAATATTCTAAAGATAAAAGAAGCTAAGAAGAAAATAGTTATAACTAATAGACTATTAGAAGCTATAAAAGATATAGACTATATTAAGTTAGAGAAAGATATTAAAACTATAATTAATACTAATACTATAGAAGCTAATTTAGTAACTAAAGAAGTAAAGTTAAAAGAAGATAGATTAAATAATCAAATTTATACTAGCTTAAATATTAAAATAGATAATAAAAAAAAGATAGAGAGAGCTAAAAAGATAGAAATAGCTAAAAAACTAGCTATAACTAGAAGTAGAGAAAGATATAAAAGACTAGAGCTAGAAAATAAAGTAAAGTAAAGTAAAATAATAAAGAGTTTAGAAATATTAAGAGTACTCTTAAAGATACCTTAATATTTCTTAAGATAGAATACATAAGAATATAAAAAAACACAAGGAAAAACACATGGCAATTACAAAAAGAGATACAGATATTAGTAAAATAGAGAATACAACAAGAAGAAGTATTAACTCAGATATTAAAGAGATATTAATTATAGAAAAAGATTTTATTATATCTTCAAGAGAAGCAGGAAAGTCAGACGCTAAAATAGCAGAATACTTACAAAAAACATATTCAGCAGATATAAAAGATATTACTAAAGAAGATAATATTACTTACCCTGACAACACATGGACAAAAGATAAAGAGACAGGAAAAAGTAAAGTAACTAAGACAGTTATAAAGCAGTTTATAGGAAAACCTACAATTACAGCTTCTCATATATCTAAAGTTAAATAGCTCTATACCAGACTAGAACATCAGTTCTAGTCTAACACAATC containing:
- a CDS encoding DUF1007 family protein; the protein is MKKFILSYFLIFQTLLFGCATCQLMIPSAEVDIDLIVENKKLTNIHVEWKFSDIYSNEIVKQYDKNKNAKLDKDELNSILKAKLDYLVPKQMLTKIQYANYEDNYSSVIRAEYKNFDIKMIDNILLFSYEAYLDLEIKEKMMLSFLFEDDESFFNFMTSSIDVNGSELYYEKNLYLFTASIFFSYSSLEKIQKEVKIVKEKHKAKITEPLKQENSKIETIQENLLKSSISEIKSLFESIKDEKNPFTYMLLLFFAYIYGAIHALGPGHGKTLVGSYFLSNDRSYSKALFISLAIGIVHTFSAFLLTLVIYYIVDTFLAKFIDKSLYYTTKISALVIISIALYLIYNKYRAYKKSKIVLEYSFSENPHVPTCSCNSCKVDNNSTDMALIISAGIIPCPGTVTIFIFSLSLGLYYAGFLSAFVMSLGMSTIIFLSALISVAIRKKTSNYNDNLKKYLEYASLGIILLLGLFLLIA
- a CDS encoding F0F1 ATP synthase subunit C translates to MKKILFLLVALSVAAFASDGDVANQTLKAYSMIAAGLGLGLAALGGAIGMGHTAAATIAGTARNPGLGAKLMTTMFIALAMIEAQVIYALVIALIALYANPYLG
- a CDS encoding site-specific integrase gives rise to the protein MKTATKRIKENITETEYKRLMSYTRGNETKRANTKSNLLRAFTILYYTGLRVNELQELRVKNIKELLQNNTTKIILPKTNSERKLYITKDFKRELEKLFDLTIEDEENRVIAKGSNKSKRTGINDITFISMINENLKEILGNGYTSHSFRQGIITEMGSRGINTKIIAKFVGHSDIKTTMRYINPTDEDIVNCLIR
- a CDS encoding metal ABC transporter permease, with protein sequence MLEALSYEFIQNALIAGVLVSFAAGIIGSLIVVNRMVFLAGGIAHAAYGGIGIAVYTGIPIFLGTSIFAIIAALFMAFVTINQREKIDIFIGLIWAVGMAIGIIFVDLTPGYNVDLMSYLFGSILAVNSDDLYFMSFLLVIILFVVTFKYRDILAVSYDSEYAALSGINVKFYYTLILILSALTIVVTIKIVGLILVIALLTIPIYIAQNLSSSLYSMMLISGFIATFFTMVGLWLSYSYNLTSGASIILVSAFSLIIFMLGSKLK
- a CDS encoding ABC transporter ATP-binding protein, coding for MLVIEINNLSFAYDKELVLEDINLSVYDKDFLVLIGPNGGGKSTLMKLILGINNIQNGSIIFLNKPSNNMTNIGYVPQNTNINVNFPIKVIEVVMMGGDSRKSSIFGYREEEVNHAIAILKQVGMQDYANKKIASLSGGQRQRVMIARALYSNPKILLLDEPTSSIDAQGQKQIYELLNELSKRVAVIVISHDLSVILDYATKVAHVNKKLSYHDLSSLKKEFKTSNNHICEVELLQMLGRCKC